One Pseudomonas brassicacearum genomic region harbors:
- the fabF gene encoding beta-ketoacyl-ACP synthase II, translating to MSRRRVVVTGMGMLSPLGTDVPSSWQGILAGRSGIGLIEHTDLSAYSTRFGGSVKGFNVEEYLSVKEARKLDLFIQYGLAAGFQAVRNAGLEVTDANRERIGVAMGSGIGGLTNIEETSRTLHESGPRRISPFFVPGSIINMISGFLSIHLGAQGPNYAIATACTTGTHCIGMAARNIMYDEADVMIAGGAEMAACGLGMGGFGASRALSTRNDEPARASRPWDKGRDGFVLSDGAGALVLEELEHAKARGATIYAELIGFGTSGDAYHMTSPPADGAGAARCIANALRDAKINGEQVQYINAHGTSTPAGDLAEAQAIKTVFGEHAYKLAVSSTKSMTGHLLGAAGAVEAIFSVLAINSQVAPPTINLDEPDEGCDLDFVAHTARSMDIDVVLSNSFGFGGTNGSLVFRRFAG from the coding sequence GTGTCGCGTAGACGCGTCGTAGTCACCGGTATGGGTATGTTGTCGCCACTGGGCACGGATGTGCCGAGCAGCTGGCAGGGCATTCTGGCTGGCCGCAGTGGCATTGGTCTGATCGAACACACCGACCTTTCTGCCTATTCCACCCGTTTTGGCGGCTCGGTAAAGGGTTTCAATGTCGAGGAATACCTGTCGGTCAAGGAAGCCCGCAAACTTGACCTGTTCATTCAATACGGCCTGGCAGCCGGTTTCCAGGCGGTGCGTAACGCCGGTCTGGAAGTCACCGACGCCAACCGTGAACGCATCGGCGTGGCCATGGGATCGGGTATTGGTGGTTTGACCAATATCGAAGAAACCAGCCGCACGCTGCACGAATCGGGGCCGCGACGGATTTCTCCGTTCTTCGTGCCGGGCTCGATCATCAATATGATTTCCGGTTTCCTGTCCATCCATCTGGGTGCCCAGGGACCTAACTACGCCATCGCCACGGCGTGCACCACCGGTACCCACTGCATCGGCATGGCCGCGCGCAACATCATGTACGACGAAGCCGACGTGATGATTGCTGGTGGCGCCGAAATGGCGGCTTGCGGCCTGGGCATGGGTGGTTTCGGTGCGTCCCGTGCGCTGTCGACCCGCAACGACGAACCAGCCCGCGCGAGCCGGCCGTGGGACAAGGGCCGCGACGGTTTCGTGCTGTCCGACGGTGCCGGTGCGCTGGTGCTCGAGGAGCTGGAGCACGCCAAGGCCCGCGGCGCGACCATCTATGCCGAACTGATCGGCTTTGGTACCAGCGGCGACGCGTACCACATGACGTCGCCACCGGCCGATGGCGCCGGCGCTGCTCGTTGCATTGCCAATGCCTTGCGCGACGCGAAAATCAACGGCGAGCAGGTGCAGTACATCAACGCCCATGGTACTTCTACCCCGGCTGGAGACCTGGCTGAAGCCCAGGCGATCAAGACGGTGTTTGGCGAGCACGCTTATAAACTGGCGGTCAGCTCGACCAAGTCCATGACCGGTCACCTGCTGGGCGCCGCCGGTGCGGTGGAGGCGATCTTCAGCGTGTTGGCGATCAACAGCCAGGTGGCGCCGCCGACCATCAACCTCGATGAACCGGATGAAGGCTGCGACCTGGACTTCGTAGCGCACACGGCCCGGAGCATGGACATCGATGTGGTGTTGTCCAACTCCTTCGGTTTCGGTGGGACCAACGGCTCGCTGGTGTTCCGCCGGTTCGCTGGTTGA
- the acpP gene encoding acyl carrier protein: MSTIEERVKKIVAEQLGVKEEEVVNTASFVEDLGADSLDTVELVMALEEEFETEIPDEEAEKITTVQAAIDYVTSHQA, from the coding sequence ATGAGCACCATCGAAGAGCGCGTCAAGAAAATCGTTGCCGAGCAACTGGGCGTCAAAGAAGAAGAAGTTGTGAACACCGCTTCCTTCGTTGAGGACCTGGGTGCCGACTCCCTTGACACCGTTGAGCTGGTGATGGCTCTGGAAGAGGAATTCGAGACCGAAATCCCTGACGAAGAAGCTGAGAAGATCACTACTGTACAAGCTGCTATCGACTACGTTACCAGCCACCAGGCGTAA
- the pabC gene encoding aminodeoxychorismate lyase — MESWVDGQPADVLSLKDRGLAYGDGLFETIAVRDGKPMLLERHLQRLGLGCQRLALKVDMTELSIELNAYAQRLSEGVLKLIVTRGDSLRGYAADPSAKGRRILQGSSPPAYPAAHAERGVHLFPCAVRLSEQPLLAGLKHLNRLEQVLARAEWTDAQYAEGLMLDTSGRVIEGVFSNLFLVRDGVLFTADLSRCGVAGVMRAELLFQAESQGIATQITDIRLEQLHQADEVFVCNSVYGVWPVQACGSMRWSVGPLTRKLQTLARALLDV, encoded by the coding sequence ATGGAAAGCTGGGTCGACGGTCAGCCGGCCGACGTTCTGTCGCTGAAAGATCGCGGCCTGGCTTACGGCGACGGGCTGTTCGAAACCATCGCGGTGCGCGATGGCAAGCCCATGTTGCTGGAGCGTCATCTGCAACGCCTGGGGCTGGGTTGCCAGCGATTGGCGCTCAAGGTTGACATGACCGAGTTGAGCATCGAGCTGAACGCCTATGCGCAACGCCTGAGTGAAGGGGTGTTGAAGCTGATCGTGACGCGTGGCGACAGCTTGCGCGGTTATGCCGCCGATCCCTCTGCAAAGGGGCGCAGGATCCTGCAAGGGAGCTCGCCGCCCGCTTATCCCGCTGCGCATGCCGAACGAGGCGTACATCTGTTTCCTTGCGCCGTACGCTTGTCCGAGCAGCCCTTGCTCGCCGGCCTCAAGCACCTCAATCGCCTGGAACAAGTGCTGGCGCGCGCCGAATGGACCGATGCCCAATACGCCGAAGGCTTGATGCTGGACACGTCTGGGCGGGTGATCGAAGGCGTCTTCAGCAACCTGTTCCTGGTGCGCGATGGCGTATTGTTCACCGCGGATCTGAGTCGTTGCGGCGTGGCCGGCGTGATGCGCGCAGAGTTATTGTTTCAAGCCGAGTCTCAAGGCATCGCCACGCAAATCACCGACATTCGCCTCGAACAGCTGCACCAGGCTGACGAAGTCTTTGTCTGCAACAGTGTTTATGGCGTGTGGCCAGTGCAGGCATGTGGTTCGATGCGCTGGTCGGTTGGGCCGCTCACCCGTAAACTGCAGACCCTTGCCCGCGCGCTATTGGATGTTTGA